Proteins encoded within one genomic window of Deltaproteobacteria bacterium:
- the nuoL gene encoding NADH-quinone oxidoreductase subunit L, whose translation MHLGDFPLLALIPIFPLFGAIYAGAFGLRLHRRFGEGVIHWPTVILPWLSFVIAAVGFVKLAGLGHGGALYVKLWAWMPIGDLDVDLALLMDPLSAVMVLVVTFVGSLIHVYSIGYMKGDPGYWRFFAYLNLFMFSMLTLVLADNFLLMFVGWEGVGLCSYLLISFWYRDVEKAQAGMKAFVVNRIGDAGFTLGLFLVFWGLAGTWSAPKLEPVPAVETALGETAAIAEHAGAHESGQVEALPATSVKFREVERILHNPERRDAFTGQRWWGMSIATLACLLLFLGATGKSAQIPLYVWLPDAMAGPTPVSALIHAATMVTAGVYLVARLNFLFALSTTAMTVVATVGAATALFAATIGLFQYDIKKVLAYSTVSQLGFMFVAVGVGAYWVGIFHLVTHAFFKACLFLGSGSVILGCHHEQDMRRMGGLRALMPITAVTYFLSCCAIAGFPFFSGFFSKDEILWKAFDTANLGFASQGFWLWVIAASAALCTSFYMFRSYYMTFSGAYRGAAHSHGEHGHDDHGHHGSVPHESPATMTGVLAVLAFFAVAGGFIGLPHLWNLPNLFEHWLEPVFARTAESLRWAEKGVTWEWALMAFSVVVAFTGFGFARWLYRNNTNPIPAKLLASPNALVRTMHSLIFDKYRVDELYQKVFIDNTLRTASGLSWFDRYVVDAIVNLCGAIGRVFGQLQGWIDCVFVDGLVNLIGEAVLRAGRDLRRIQTGRIQTYLYGMVAGALALVVLVFVLPW comes from the coding sequence ATGCATCTCGGCGATTTTCCCCTCCTTGCGTTGATCCCGATCTTTCCGCTCTTCGGCGCGATCTACGCGGGCGCGTTCGGGCTTCGTCTGCACCGGCGGTTTGGCGAGGGCGTCATTCATTGGCCGACGGTGATCCTGCCGTGGCTGTCGTTCGTTATCGCGGCCGTCGGCTTCGTGAAACTCGCCGGACTCGGCCACGGCGGCGCGCTTTACGTCAAGCTCTGGGCGTGGATGCCGATCGGCGATCTCGATGTCGATCTCGCGCTCCTCATGGACCCGCTATCCGCCGTGATGGTGCTTGTCGTCACGTTCGTGGGGAGCCTCATCCACGTTTATTCGATCGGCTACATGAAGGGCGATCCGGGCTACTGGCGCTTCTTCGCGTATCTCAACCTCTTCATGTTCTCGATGCTCACGCTCGTGCTCGCCGACAACTTCCTGCTGATGTTCGTCGGGTGGGAAGGCGTGGGCCTGTGTTCGTACCTGCTCATCAGCTTCTGGTATCGCGACGTCGAAAAGGCGCAGGCGGGCATGAAGGCGTTCGTCGTGAACCGCATCGGCGATGCGGGCTTTACGCTCGGCCTGTTTCTCGTGTTCTGGGGACTCGCCGGAACCTGGTCCGCGCCGAAGCTCGAGCCGGTTCCGGCAGTCGAAACGGCCCTCGGAGAAACGGCGGCGATTGCCGAGCACGCCGGCGCGCACGAGTCCGGTCAGGTGGAAGCACTGCCCGCCACCTCGGTGAAATTCCGCGAGGTCGAGCGCATTCTGCACAACCCCGAACGGCGGGATGCGTTCACGGGCCAGCGGTGGTGGGGGATGAGCATCGCCACGCTCGCATGCCTGCTGCTCTTTTTGGGCGCGACGGGAAAGAGCGCGCAGATTCCTTTATACGTCTGGCTGCCCGACGCCATGGCGGGGCCCACGCCGGTCTCGGCGCTGATTCACGCGGCGACGATGGTGACCGCGGGCGTGTATCTGGTCGCGCGGCTCAATTTCCTCTTCGCGCTCAGCACCACGGCGATGACCGTCGTCGCCACGGTCGGTGCGGCGACGGCGCTCTTCGCGGCGACCATCGGCCTGTTCCAATACGACATCAAAAAGGTGCTCGCCTATTCGACCGTGAGCCAGCTCGGGTTCATGTTCGTGGCGGTCGGCGTGGGTGCGTACTGGGTCGGCATCTTCCACCTTGTCACGCACGCCTTTTTCAAAGCCTGTCTCTTCCTCGGGTCGGGCAGCGTGATTCTGGGCTGCCATCACGAGCAGGACATGCGCCGCATGGGCGGCCTGCGTGCGCTGATGCCCATCACGGCGGTCACCTACTTCCTGTCGTGCTGCGCCATCGCGGGATTTCCGTTCTTTTCAGGGTTCTTTTCGAAAGACGAAATTCTGTGGAAGGCGTTCGACACGGCGAACCTCGGCTTCGCGAGTCAGGGTTTCTGGCTGTGGGTGATCGCGGCGAGCGCGGCGCTGTGCACGTCGTTCTACATGTTCCGCTCGTACTACATGACCTTCAGCGGTGCGTATCGCGGCGCGGCGCACTCGCACGGCGAACACGGACATGACGATCACGGTCATCATGGCAGTGTTCCGCACGAATCCCCCGCAACGATGACCGGCGTGCTCGCGGTGCTGGCGTTCTTCGCGGTCGCGGGCGGCTTCATCGGGTTGCCGCACCTGTGGAATCTGCCGAATCTGTTTGAGCACTGGTTGGAGCCGGTCTTTGCCCGCACCGCCGAGAGCCTTCGCTGGGCGGAAAAGGGGGTGACGTGGGAGTGGGCTCTCATGGCCTTCTCCGTGGTTGTCGCGTTCACGGGCTTCGGTTTCGCGCGATGGCTTTATCGCAACAACACGAATCCGATTCCGGCGAAACTGTTGGCGAGCCCCAACGCGCTCGTGCGTACCATGCACAGCCTGATCTTCGACAAGTACCGCGTGGACGAGCTGTATCAAAAGGTTTTCATCGACAATACGCTCCGAACGGCGTCCGGGCTTTCGTGGTTCGACCGGTACGTGGTCGACGCGA
- the nuoK gene encoding NADH-quinone oxidoreductase subunit NuoK encodes MTIGLTHYLIVSAVLLALGLFTIATRKNAVSILMGVELVLNAGIVNLVAFSAFMPKTTDGQVFAIFGIVLAASEAVVALAIMLQLYRAFRTVDATASAGMKE; translated from the coding sequence ATGACGATCGGTCTCACGCACTACCTGATCGTCTCGGCGGTGCTGCTGGCGCTGGGCTTGTTCACGATCGCCACGCGCAAGAACGCCGTGTCGATTCTCATGGGCGTCGAACTCGTGCTCAACGCGGGCATCGTCAACCTCGTCGCATTCTCCGCGTTCATGCCGAAGACCACCGACGGGCAGGTCTTCGCGATTTTCGGGATCGTCCTCGCGGCGTCGGAGGCGGTGGTGGCGCTCGCCATCATGCTCCAGCTCTATCGCGCGTTCCGCACCGTCGACGCCACGGCGAGCGCCGGGATGAAGGAATAG
- a CDS encoding NADH-quinone oxidoreductase subunit J: MTGIGAIVFLLLVALTLGGAVVVAFSHNIVRSAFALLATFLGVAGLYATLSADFVAVTQMLVYVGGILIVILFAVMLTSRIGEVGASNPSMGLVPGIVMMVGVTVLLVTAALRTPWPGASPATPTHTTAAIGDALLGPYVLPFEVISILLFAALLGAVTLAKSEKKTDDTTSAVDWIRK; encoded by the coding sequence ATCACCGGCATCGGCGCGATCGTCTTTCTGCTGCTCGTCGCGCTCACACTCGGCGGAGCGGTCGTCGTTGCGTTCTCGCACAACATCGTGCGCAGCGCCTTCGCCCTGCTCGCCACGTTTCTCGGTGTCGCGGGGCTATACGCCACGCTCTCGGCCGACTTCGTCGCCGTCACGCAGATGCTCGTCTACGTCGGCGGTATCCTCATCGTGATCCTCTTCGCCGTCATGCTCACGTCGCGCATCGGCGAGGTCGGCGCGTCAAACCCGTCGATGGGCCTCGTGCCCGGCATCGTCATGATGGTCGGCGTCACGGTGTTGCTGGTGACAGCCGCGCTGCGCACGCCGTGGCCGGGTGCGTCGCCGGCGACGCCGACGCACACGACCGCCGCGATCGGCGACGCGCTGCTCGGGCCGTACGTACTCCCCTTCGAGGTCATTTCGATCCTTCTCTTCGCGGCGCTGCTGGGCGCGGTGACGTTGGCGAAGAGCGAAAAGAAAACCGACGACACGACCTCGGCGGTGGATTGGATCCGCAAATGA
- a CDS encoding 4Fe-4S dicluster domain-containing protein, with product MTMEQAKSEGSTPLTKRPTGYFSNIRRAITSTFEGLAVTSSWLFRRPITIQYPDKIPQPIQDSLPDNYRGILEVDLARCSGCMLCAKTCPINVLDIQLEKNPETGVREIMRFDIDIGRCMYCGLCSEACAFDSLRHTTEFEAVASSPDRLVLRYVKTPVPVAKGKGNPIPRRPQGAALAEVAPPTHDGHRWSGRAPEPEPEPEALPAEAGKVAGEAEAKSEEDAS from the coding sequence ATGACGATGGAACAGGCGAAATCCGAAGGCTCCACGCCTTTGACGAAGCGCCCGACCGGGTATTTCTCGAACATCCGGCGGGCGATCACGTCCACATTCGAGGGGCTCGCGGTCACGTCCAGTTGGCTCTTCCGCCGACCGATCACGATCCAGTATCCGGACAAGATCCCGCAGCCGATTCAAGATTCGCTGCCCGACAACTATCGCGGCATCCTCGAAGTCGATCTCGCGCGGTGCAGCGGGTGCATGCTCTGCGCGAAGACCTGCCCCATCAACGTATTGGATATTCAGCTCGAGAAAAATCCGGAGACGGGCGTTCGCGAAATCATGCGATTCGACATCGACATCGGGCGGTGCATGTATTGCGGGCTCTGTTCCGAGGCGTGCGCGTTCGATTCGCTTCGTCACACGACGGAGTTCGAGGCGGTCGCGTCATCGCCCGATCGGCTCGTGCTTCGTTATGTGAAAACGCCGGTGCCGGTCGCGAAAGGGAAGGGGAATCCCATCCCGCGCCGCCCGCAGGGCGCCGCCCTCGCCGAGGTGGCACCCCCGACGCACGACGGCCACCGCTGGTCGGGCCGCGCGCCGGAACCGGAGCCGGAGCCCGAGGCGCTCCCGGCGGAGGCGGGAAAGGTCGCGGGAGAGGCCGAAGCGAAGTCCGAGGAGGACGCGTCGTGA